Proteins from one Fragaria vesca subsp. vesca linkage group LG6, FraVesHawaii_1.0, whole genome shotgun sequence genomic window:
- the LOC101307600 gene encoding uncharacterized protein LOC101307600 → MSQQQAKSHGWAAFDLKQRQKGRAPQIDEDPFPPIVSTVKSLHPTVLRNDEAPRKPFSSVFLPSVDVSSLAENRNGERSLLDGNSSRKHTPVEDQRSSIKKIKDHYSWADDSLVEDIMAAVDNDITNASNLLKAMVSPSRSEVNKETSISGVDSSTDASLSDKCFSSESAADIAELSSTIEKCLEENNIKWSNDNDLYGQKLSNDAGNVKLTTSSLESVPIEPEWEEDDVYLRIRKDALRMMRSASQHSKAAANAFGRGDHYSAQQYSIKAREEWLAAESLNNRAAKEILSIRNSKNDVWKLDLHGLHASEAIRALQEHLEKIERKILSNHSALPNRAKMESNIQHSSVESFSCTDTEIVEQLQVSRQRPTSLQVITGIGNHSRGQAALPTAVRSFLSENGYRFEELRPGAITVRPKFRHR, encoded by the exons ATGTCACAACAGCAGGCCAAGTCTCATGGTTGGGCTGCCTTTGACCTCAAACAGCGTCAGAAAGGCCGGGCGCCTCAAATTGACGAGGATCCTTTCCCACCTATAGTGTCCACTGTCAAGTCTCTGCACCCAACTGTACTGAGGAATGATGAGGCTCCCAGAAAACCTTTCTCATCTGTATTTCTCCCTTCTGTAGATGTTTCATCTTTGGCAGAGAACAGAAATGGTGAAAGATCCTTATTAGATGGAAATTCTAGTAGGAAGCATACTCCCGTGGAAGATCAGAGATCTTCCATAAAGAAGATCAAGGATCATTACTCTTGGGCCGATGATAGTTTGGTGGAGGATATCATGGCTGCAGTGGATAATGATATTACTAACGCCTCAAATTTGTTAAAAGCAATGGTCTCTCCGAGCAGGTCTGAAGTGAACAAGGAAACCAGTATTTCAGGAGTAGATTCCAGTACGGATGCCTCCTTGAGCGATAAATGTTTTTCTTCAGAATCTGCTGCTGACATTGCTGAACTCAGCTCTACTATCGAGAAATGTCTCGAAGAGAATAACATAAAATGGTCAAATGACAATGATTTATACGGACAAAAGCTTTCTAATGATGCTGGAAATGTGAAACTGACTACTAGTAGTTTGGAGTCTGTACCCATTGAACCTGAGTGGGAAGAGGATGATGTTTACTTGAGGATACGAAAAGACGCATTAAGGATGATGAG GTCAGCGTCTCAGCATTCAAAAGCTGCCGCTAATGCCTTTGGAAGAGGTGACCATTATTCTGCTCAACAATACTCGATCAAGGCTAGAGAGGAATGGTTAGCTGCTGAAAGCCTTAATAACAGGGCAGCTAAGGAAATTTTAAGTATCAGGAATAGCAAAAATGATGTTTGGAAATTAGATTTACATGGTCTTCATGCATCAGAAGCAATTCGTGCCTTGCAAGAACACCTGGAGAAAATTGAAAGGAAAATACTTTCTAATCATTCAGCGTTGCCAAACAGAGCTAAGATGGAAAGCAACATTCAACATTCATCAGTTGAATCTTTTAGTTGCACGGACACAGAAATTGTGGAACAACTGCAGGTTTCAAGACAAAGACCAACATCCTTACAAGTCATAACAG GTATAGGCAATCATAGCCGAGGACAGGCTGCACTTCCAACAGCTGTGAGAAGTTTCCTTAGTGAGAATGG ATATCGCTTTGAAGAGCTGAGGCCAGGTGCGATCACTGTTCGGCCCAAGTTCCGCCATAGGTGA
- the LOC101307312 gene encoding uncharacterized protein sll1770-like: MASCSLPLPELTFLSPQTTPKRRLSLSTVSISRLSVYRHPRFGLRSRIRAAKDDGVVVVEEREAELIRKVNGVSGDGYSSNGAAIKYTNGRLSENGSLVKYVNGNGAAGTAVVEEVEVLKAEEEGRQRKIEEIGKEDAWFKNSGMPKVEVSVAPGGRWSRFKTYSTIQRTLEIWGFVVSFLVKAWWNTKKFTYRGGMTEEKKTLRRKALAKWLKENILRLGPTFIKIGQQFSTRVDILAQEYVDQLSELQDQVPPFPSETAVSIVEEELGAPVNEIFDRFDYEPIAAASLGQVHRARLKGKEVVIKVQRPGLKDLFNIDLKNLRVIAEYLQKIDPKSDGAKRDWVAIYDECANVLYQEIDYTKEADNAELFASNFKDMDYVKVPTIVREYTTPQVLTMEYVPGIKINKIQALDQLGVDRQRLGRYAVESYLEQILSHGFFHADPHPGNIAVDDVNGGRLIFYDFGMMGSISPNIREGLLETFYGVYEKDPDKVLQAMIQMGVLVPTGDMTAVRRTAQFFLRSFEERLAAQRKEREMATKELGFKKPLSKEEKIMKKKERLAAIGEDLLAIAADQPFRFPATFTFVVRAFSVLDGIGKGLDPRFDITEIAKPYALELLKFREAGVEVVWKDIRKRWDRQSQAFYNLFRQADRVEKLAEIIQRLEQGDLKLRVRTLESERAFQRVATVQKTVGNAVAAGSLINLATLLYINSIRVPAIAAYISCAFFGVQVLIGIIKVKKFDERERLITGTA; the protein is encoded by the exons ATGGCGTCGTGCTCGCTACCGTTGCCGGAGCTCACCTTTCTCTCGCCGCAGACGACTCCTAAACGCCGGCTTTCTCTCTCTACAGTTTCTATTTCGAGATTGTCGGTTTACAGGCACCCGAGGTTTGGTCTGCGATCGCGAATCAGAGCGGCGAAGGACGACGGGGTGGTGGTGGTGGAGGAGAGGGAGGCGGAGCTGATCAGGAAAGTGAATGGAGTGAGTGGTGATGGATACAGCTCCAATGGCGCGGCGATTAAGTATACGAATGGAAGATTGAGTGAGAATGGGAGCTTGGTGAAGTATGTGAATGGGAATGGGGCGGCGGGGACGGCAGTGGTGGAGGAGGTTGAGGTTTTGAAGGCGGAGGAGGAAGGCAGGCAGAGGAAGATTGAGGAGATTGGGAAGGAAGACGCGTGGTTTAAGAACAGTGGAATGCCGAAAGTTGAG GTCTCTGTTGCACCTGGTGGCCGTTGGAGTAGATTCAAAACTTACTCAACAATTCAGAGGACCTTGGAAATATGGGGATTTGTTGTATCTTTCCTTGTCAAGGCTTGGTGGAACACTAAAAAATTCACATATCGAG GGGGAATGACAGAGGAAAAGAAAACCTTAAGACGTAAGGCCCTTGCCAAGTGGCTAAAGGAGAATATTCTGAGATTGGGTCCAACATTCATCAAAATTGGCCAGCAGTTCTCGACAAGGGTAGACATTCTCGCTCAAGAATATGTTGATCAGTTGTCTGAACTTCAG GATCAAGTTCCTCCTTTCCCATCAGAAACTGCTGTATCAATTGTGGAAGAAGAGCTTGGAGCTCCTGTGAATGAAATCTTTGATCGGTTTGACTATGAACCAATAGCTGCTGCTAGTCTTG GTCAGGTTCACCGTGCAAGGTTGAAGGGAAAGGAAGTTGTTATTAAAGTACAGAGGCCTGGACTCAAGGATCTTTTCAACATTGATCTGAAGAACCTGAGG GTAATTGCAGAATATCTTCAGAAAATTGACCCCAAGTCAGATGGTGCGAAGAGGGATTGGGTTGCTATCTATGATGAGTGTGCAAATGTCTTATATCAG GAGATTGATTACACAAAGGAAGCTGATAATGCTGAACTATTTGCAAGTAACTTCAAGGACATGGATTATGTAAAAGTCCCAACGATAGTACGGGAATACACCACACCACAG GTTCTAACTATGGAATATGTCCCTGGGATCAAAATAAACAAGATACAAGCTTTGGATCAATTGGGAGTTGATCGCCAGAG GCTGGGGCGATACGCTGTTGAATCATACTTGGAACAAATTCTGTCTCATGGGTTTTTCCATGCTGATCCT CATCCTGGAAATATTGCTGTGGATGATGTCAATGGTGGAAGATTGATCTTTTATGATTTTGGAATGATGGGAAG TATCAGTCCAAATATTAGAGAAGGTTTGCTGGAAACATTTTATGGAGTTTATGAGAAGGATCCAGATAAG GTTCTTCAGGCAATGATTCAAATGGGTGTTCTTGTGCCTACTGGAGATATGACAGCTGTCAGACGAACTGCACAGTTCTTCCTTAGGAG CTTTGAAGAGCGTCTTGCTGCACAGAGAAAAGAGAGAGAAATGGCAACAAAAGAACTTGGATTTAAAAAACCACTGAGCAAGGAGGAGAAGATAATGAAAAAGAAGGAAAGGCTGGCTGCAATTG GGGAAGATTTATTAGCCATTGCAGCAGACCAACCCTTCAGATTTCCTGCGACATTCACATTCGTTGTAAGAGCATTCTCAG TGTTGGATGGAATCGGGAAAGGTCTTGATCCTCGATTTGATATCACTGAGATTGCCAAACC GTATGCACTGGAATTGCTAAAGTTCCGTGAAGCTGGAGTTGAAGTCGTTTGGAAG GACATTAGAAAGCGATGGGACAGGCAATCTCAGGCATTCTATAACTTATTTAGACAGGCAGACAGAGTTGAAAAGCTTGCTGAAATTATCCAAAGATTG GAGCAAGGTGATCTGAAGCTTAGAGTTCGGACTTTGGAATCTGAGAGGGCATTCCAGCGAGTAGCTACTGTCCAGAAGACTGTTGGAAAT
- the LOC101307899 gene encoding acyl-[acyl-carrier-protein]--UDP-N-acetylglucosamine O-acyltransferase-like, translated as MRALLFKLSAKRLLNNQSSLRFSCNTVSDAVIHPSAIVHPNAVLGQGISIGPFCTVGSSVKLANGCRLHPGSHVFGNTQLGERCVLMTGAIVGDEIPGRTVLGCNNVIGHHAVVGVKCQDMKYKSGDECFLDVGDNNEIREYASIHRSSKSSDTTVIGNNNLIMGSCHIAHDCKVGNNIILANNTLLAGHVVVEDYAHTAGAVVVHQFCHVGSFAFIGGGSVIAQDVPKYMMVAGERAQLHGLNLEGLRRHGFTVAEIRSLRTAYQKIFMPADANSSGFEARLAEVELHDKLAHIPAVCSMVQSIRDSFREKRRGLCKFRHWNSS; from the exons ATGCGTGCACTACTATTCAAACTCAGCGCCAAGCGCTTGCTCAACAACCAGAGCTCTCTACGCTTCTCCTGCAACACAGTTTCCGATGCCGTCATTCACCCCTCTGCAATAGTTCACCCCAATGCCGTTCTCGGCCAG GGTATTTCAATTGGGCCCTTTTGTACTGTTGGGTCGTCCGTGAAGCTCGCAAATGGCTGCCGGTTACATCCCGGAAGCCATGTCTTTGGTAATACTCAACTTGGGGAGCGTTGCGTTTTGATGAC TGGTGCCATTGTGGGTGATGAGATACCGGGGCGTACTGTGCTGGGTTGCAATAATGTTATTGGACACCATGCTGTGGTTGGTGTGAAATGCCAGGACATGAAATACAAG TCAGGGGATGAATGTTTTCTTGATGTTGGGGACAATAATGAGATCAGAGAGTATGCTTCAATTCATCGGTCTTCAAAGTCAAGTGATACTACA GTTATTGGGAATAACAATCTTATCATGGGTTCGTGCCATATCGCCCATGACTGCAAGGTTGGAAACAACATCATTCTTGCGAATAATACCCTTTTGGCAGGCCATGTTGTGGTGGAA GATTATGCTCACACTGCAGGGGCTGTTGTTGTTCATCAATTCTGTCATGTTGGTTCTTTCGCTTTCATTGGCGGTGGCTCTGTG ATTGCACAGGATGTTCCAAAGTACATGATGGTTGCTGGAGAAAGAGCTCAGCTCCATGGTTTAAACCTTGAGGGTCTTCGGCGTCATGGATTCACAGTGGCAGAG ATCAGAAGCCTTAGAACAGCTTACCAAAAGATATTCATGCCTGCTGATGCAAACTCCAGTGGTTTTGAAGCACGTCTTGCTGAAGTG GAGCTCCATGATAAATTGGCTCATATACCTGCTGTGTGCTCCATGGTGCAGTCTATCCGTGACTCTTTCAGAGAAAAAAGACGTGGACTGTGCAAATTCAGACATTGGAATAGCTCTTAA
- the LOC101295642 gene encoding nuclear transcription factor Y subunit B-3-like: MSGKRNQTSPVGSPLSGGNVSDGGSKEQDRFLPIANVSRIMKKSLPANAKISKEAKETVQECVSEFISFITGEASDKCQREKRKTINGDDLLWAMTTLGFENYVGPLKGYLNKYRETEGEKNSMARGQEDQDHSSHDDHHINNNKKQLQNGANGINTVGTNKVDLLSNIGGFYSLGGQQMSAPKAFGESGRVIDYGDQNLMTYGDGSANHLHNGIGW, translated from the coding sequence ATGAGTGGAAAAAGAAACCAAACCAGCCCGGTTGGAAGCCCTTTATCCGGTGGGAATGTATCCGACGGCGGTTCCAAAGAGCAAGACAGGTTCCTCCCCATTGCTAATGTGAGCCGGATCATGAAGAAGTCCCTCCCTGCAAATGCCAAGATTTCAAAGGAAGCCAAGGAAACTGTCCAAGAATGCGTCTCCGAATTCATTAGCTTCATCACTGGGGAAGCCTCGGACAAGTGCCAACGAGAGAAGAGGAAGACTATCAATGGCGATGATCTTCTTTGGGCCATGACAACTCTTGGTTTTGAGAACTATGTTGGACCCTTGAAGGGCTATCTCAACAAGTACAGAGAAACTGAGGGCGAGAAGAACTCCATGGCTAGAGGACAAGAAGATCAAGACCACTCGTCTCATGATGATCATCACATCAACAACAACAAGAAGCAACTCCAAAATGGTGCTAATGGGATCAACACAGTAGGAACTAATAAGGTGGATCTTCTCAGTAATATTGGTGGATTTTATTCACTTGGAGGACAACAGATGAGTGCTCCAAAGGCGTTTGGAGAGAGTGGAAGGGTTATTGACTATGGGGATCAGAATTTGATGACTTATGGGGATGGAAGTGCAAATCATCTTCACAATGGGATAGGATGGTAA